The following are from one region of the Nitrospira defluvii genome:
- a CDS encoding 3',5'-cyclic-nucleotide phosphodiesterase: MNLRVLGCHGSGQLVAGERGPVQCGTCGFLLNDRLVVDAGTIGSRLYLDEQRRIRVVLLTHLHFDHIRELPTLADNLVGEIDEPVVIAAIPEVLDGLRRHIFNGAVYPDFFRLPDPAKPVFVSCELRPGRETELCGLGVTPIRVNHVVPTVGFLLRDGDRTVLYSGDTYHTEELWQVAKGVPGLKAAFIESSFPDEMSELAKVAKHLTPALLAEEFAKMARPEVPVFAYHLKPRFRERIRQELGQLGIQRLTALEEGQTLVL, encoded by the coding sequence ATGAATCTCCGGGTGTTGGGCTGTCACGGGTCCGGTCAGCTCGTCGCCGGCGAGCGCGGTCCGGTGCAATGCGGCACCTGCGGCTTTCTGCTCAATGATCGGCTGGTCGTGGATGCCGGTACGATCGGATCACGGCTGTACCTCGATGAGCAGCGGCGTATTCGGGTGGTCCTGCTGACGCACCTGCATTTTGATCATATTCGTGAGTTGCCGACGCTGGCCGACAATCTGGTCGGAGAAATCGATGAGCCGGTGGTCATCGCGGCTATTCCCGAAGTGTTGGATGGACTGCGCCGACACATTTTCAACGGAGCGGTCTACCCCGATTTCTTCCGGTTGCCCGATCCCGCCAAGCCGGTCTTCGTGTCGTGTGAACTGCGCCCCGGACGGGAGACCGAGTTGTGCGGGCTGGGCGTGACGCCGATTCGCGTGAATCACGTGGTGCCGACCGTCGGGTTTCTGCTCCGCGACGGAGATCGCACCGTGCTCTACAGCGGCGATACCTATCACACCGAGGAGCTCTGGCAGGTCGCCAAGGGGGTGCCCGGCTTGAAGGCGGCGTTTATTGAGAGTTCGTTTCCCGACGAGATGAGTGAATTGGCGAAAGTGGCGAAGCATCTGACGCCGGCGCTGCTGGCTGAGGAGTTCGCCAAGATGGCGAGGCCGGAAGTGCCGGTCTTCGCGTATCATCTCAAACCGCGATTTCGCGAACGGATCCGGCAGGAGCTCGGTCAGCTGGGCATTCAACGGTTGACCGCGCTTGAAGAGGGCCAAACCCTTGTACTATAG
- a CDS encoding MoaD/ThiS family protein, with protein sequence MVTVRLFGMTKMLAGNQGTLSLALPEGRRVKDLVAVIDAAYPKIGELLQKKKVLVSINQDIAHEDLEVQDGDEIALLPPFAGGGGH encoded by the coding sequence ATGGTGACGGTGCGGCTCTTCGGCATGACGAAAATGTTGGCCGGCAATCAGGGTACACTTTCTCTGGCGCTGCCCGAAGGCAGGCGGGTGAAGGACCTGGTGGCGGTCATCGACGCGGCCTACCCGAAGATCGGCGAATTGCTGCAGAAAAAGAAGGTGCTCGTGTCGATCAATCAGGATATCGCGCACGAAGACCTTGAAGTGCAGGACGGTGATGAGATCGCCTTGTTGCCGCCCTTCGCCGGCGGCGGCGGTCATTGA
- a CDS encoding LPS-assembly protein LptD, whose translation MGPDRYAASRHWSTVGRSAVGLVVALLFGPLLLLDFVWAQSTVTTASPTNQPLTITAERIDHLQEQEVYEADGSVVVTQGSLRLTADHVTINSLPGTLVATGHVHFHDPNSDLKSERLELNVNTEAGVVTNGSMYVRPSNSFFTGRSIRRLSEDHYRIKEGTFTNCDAKDGEKPAWRFTFEDLDVNTGESIGMKRAWLCMRDTPIIPVPTLTYPLSNRHSGFLIPTPGYDNRFGLHYQQGYFWAINPSQDLTIAPSYYNNLGYGSDFTYRYYLDRRSSGQWFASFLQQTKLPNVSGVDQSSSDERRLRGLISGQHVQQVTDTLLVRGQASFVSDRQYLQQLSNSGAQRASPSGESTLLATQRLPYGSAYFLGQYLQPLNSGGPDTFQRLPEVGYVLPNTSPFGLPFLVNLDTNFVNFYREQGFAVNRMDFMPGITTDVIDIGHVVGLMPHFKFKEVYYTRGIQEASPLHRETFWAAMDASSKLSRRYTGAEGGSFLHTIEPSVMYEYVPGSDQSKIAQIDQIDDIPKKNLLTYSLRTKLLEQQINGQSFNWLDLTVAQSYHVGGVQTRAREFTPGVLPFIGSLTQPLQPATVEVQGRKMSDVWLRAVIGNTAPEFFRPPGQTEALGKNIMAGQILPPTNSYLTVDAFVDPYRGTLSQWNTDLRIQQSNYWYFEVGQRFSHDGNRVRRGDIWNPVSFNEVYAPTKEIQFATIGGGFRTPWGWTIGAKGYYDVKNGRSPEYDVVALYQNPCKCWSLGLYYLQFPDRQSYSFMLSMTGIGWTENFGTIVARTILGPLLIGDRGLPWAAPGGPYGRVTNPLPVQSMPMGRY comes from the coding sequence ATGGGGCCAGACCGTTACGCCGCTTCCAGACACTGGTCTACGGTCGGTCGCTCGGCGGTAGGGTTGGTCGTTGCCCTGCTGTTCGGTCCGCTTCTCCTCCTTGACTTCGTCTGGGCGCAATCGACGGTGACCACGGCCTCGCCCACCAATCAGCCCCTCACGATTACCGCCGAGCGCATCGATCATCTCCAGGAACAAGAAGTGTACGAGGCGGATGGATCCGTGGTGGTGACGCAAGGATCGCTACGCTTGACCGCCGATCATGTGACGATCAATTCGCTGCCGGGCACGCTGGTGGCGACCGGGCATGTGCATTTCCACGATCCTAACTCCGACCTGAAGTCCGAACGGCTGGAATTGAACGTCAATACGGAAGCCGGCGTCGTCACGAACGGCTCGATGTATGTTCGGCCGAGTAACTCGTTTTTCACCGGGCGCAGTATCCGTCGCCTCTCCGAGGATCACTATCGCATCAAGGAAGGGACCTTCACTAATTGCGACGCGAAAGACGGGGAGAAGCCGGCCTGGCGATTCACGTTCGAGGACCTCGATGTCAATACCGGGGAGAGTATCGGCATGAAGCGCGCCTGGCTTTGCATGCGGGATACGCCGATCATTCCCGTGCCCACGTTGACCTATCCGCTGAGCAACCGGCACAGCGGGTTTCTCATTCCCACGCCGGGCTATGACAACCGGTTCGGTCTGCATTACCAGCAGGGCTATTTCTGGGCGATCAACCCCAGCCAGGATCTGACCATCGCGCCCTCGTACTACAACAACCTCGGGTATGGCAGCGATTTTACGTACCGGTATTATCTTGATCGTCGATCGAGCGGCCAGTGGTTCGCGAGTTTTCTGCAGCAAACCAAACTGCCGAATGTGTCGGGAGTGGATCAGTCCAGTTCGGATGAGCGGCGGTTGCGCGGCTTGATCAGCGGCCAGCATGTGCAGCAGGTCACGGACACCTTGCTGGTTCGCGGGCAGGCGTCGTTCGTATCGGACCGGCAGTACCTGCAACAACTCAGCAATTCAGGCGCTCAGCGGGCCTCCCCCAGTGGTGAATCGACGCTGCTCGCCACGCAGCGGCTTCCCTACGGGAGCGCCTATTTCCTGGGCCAGTATCTGCAGCCGTTGAACTCCGGCGGCCCCGACACGTTCCAGCGCCTTCCCGAAGTGGGCTATGTGTTGCCGAACACGTCGCCGTTCGGCCTGCCGTTTCTCGTGAACCTCGATACCAATTTTGTGAATTTTTATCGTGAGCAAGGGTTTGCGGTGAATCGCATGGATTTCATGCCGGGGATCACCACCGACGTGATCGATATCGGGCATGTGGTCGGGTTGATGCCACATTTCAAATTCAAGGAGGTCTACTACACACGCGGCATCCAGGAAGCCAGTCCGCTGCACCGCGAAACCTTCTGGGCCGCCATGGACGCGTCGTCGAAATTGAGTCGCCGATACACCGGCGCCGAGGGCGGGAGTTTCCTGCACACCATCGAGCCCAGCGTCATGTATGAATATGTGCCGGGCAGCGACCAGAGCAAGATTGCGCAGATCGACCAGATCGACGACATTCCGAAGAAGAATCTATTGACCTACTCCCTGCGCACGAAGTTGCTGGAGCAGCAGATCAACGGGCAGAGTTTCAACTGGCTGGATCTGACGGTGGCGCAGAGTTATCACGTCGGGGGGGTGCAGACGCGGGCGCGTGAGTTTACGCCTGGAGTCTTGCCGTTTATCGGCTCCTTGACGCAGCCTCTGCAGCCGGCCACGGTGGAGGTGCAGGGACGGAAAATGTCCGATGTGTGGTTGCGAGCCGTGATCGGCAATACGGCGCCAGAATTTTTCCGCCCCCCCGGGCAAACGGAAGCGCTGGGAAAAAACATCATGGCCGGCCAGATCCTGCCGCCGACGAATTCATACCTGACGGTCGATGCATTTGTGGATCCCTATCGAGGGACGCTGAGCCAGTGGAACACCGATCTGCGGATCCAACAATCGAACTACTGGTACTTCGAGGTTGGGCAGCGTTTCAGCCACGACGGAAATCGAGTTCGACGTGGTGATATTTGGAATCCCGTGTCATTCAATGAAGTCTATGCGCCGACCAAGGAGATTCAGTTCGCCACGATCGGCGGTGGATTCAGAACCCCGTGGGGATGGACGATCGGGGCGAAGGGGTATTACGATGTCAAAAACGGGCGCAGTCCGGAATACGATGTCGTAGCCCTCTACCAGAATCCCTGTAAGTGCTGGTCGCTCGGTCTCTATTACCTGCAGTTCCCGGATCGTCAGAGTTATTCGTTCATGTTAAGTATGACCGGCATCGGGTGGACGGAGAACTTCGGGACGATTGTGGCGAGGACCATTCTGGGGCCCTTGTTGATCGGAGACCGTGGGTTGCCGTGGGCGGCTCCGGGAGGGCCTTATGGACGGGTGACGAATCCGTTGCCGGTGCAGTCGATGCCCATGGGACGATATTAG
- the moaA gene encoding GTP 3',8-cyclase MoaA: protein MDQSTLDTPIPPIYDRLGRPLRSLRLSVTDRCNLRCKYCMPEDDYAWLPRDTILTFEEMAELTAVFTELGVDKVRLTGGEPLLRRDLPRFVRQLSENRRITEIALTSNGVLMADQAADLSFAGLNRVTISLDTLRADRFRTLTKRDLHHQVFDGIKAVIQAGFPSLKFDTVIIKGYNDDELIDLLEYGKTVGGEVRFIEYMDVGGATDWSMSQVLSRAEMLERIGRHYGGVTPVVENSVAPAERFLLPDGTLFGIIPSTTTPFCRSCDRSRLTADGMWYLCLYAKDGLDLRAPLRQGRSREELKTLITAAWEGRADRGAEDRKALEAVGRREQHLIEINRLREDPHLEMHARGG from the coding sequence ATGGACCAGAGCACGCTCGACACACCAATTCCTCCTATTTACGACCGCTTGGGGCGTCCGCTCCGCAGCCTGCGGCTCTCCGTCACGGACCGCTGTAATCTTCGGTGCAAATATTGTATGCCCGAGGATGACTATGCGTGGTTGCCGCGCGACACCATTCTCACGTTTGAGGAGATGGCCGAACTGACGGCGGTCTTTACCGAACTAGGGGTCGACAAAGTACGACTGACCGGCGGCGAGCCGTTACTGCGGCGTGATCTGCCGCGGTTTGTCCGGCAACTGTCCGAGAATCGGCGCATCACCGAAATCGCCCTCACCAGTAACGGCGTGCTCATGGCGGACCAGGCCGCCGACCTGTCGTTTGCCGGGTTGAACCGTGTCACGATCAGCTTGGATACGCTGCGGGCGGACCGGTTCCGTACGTTGACCAAGCGGGATCTGCATCATCAGGTCTTCGACGGGATCAAGGCCGTCATTCAGGCCGGGTTTCCCTCGCTGAAATTCGACACGGTCATCATCAAGGGGTACAACGACGATGAACTGATCGATCTCCTTGAATACGGCAAGACAGTGGGCGGCGAGGTGCGGTTCATTGAATATATGGATGTCGGCGGGGCCACGGATTGGTCCATGAGCCAGGTGCTCTCGCGGGCGGAAATGTTGGAACGCATCGGCCGCCACTATGGCGGGGTCACACCGGTCGTGGAAAACAGTGTGGCGCCGGCCGAGCGGTTCCTGTTACCGGACGGCACCCTGTTCGGCATCATTCCTTCAACCACGACGCCGTTCTGCCGTTCCTGCGATCGCAGCCGACTGACGGCCGACGGCATGTGGTATCTCTGCCTGTATGCCAAAGACGGCCTCGATCTCCGCGCGCCGCTCCGTCAGGGGCGCAGCCGTGAGGAACTGAAGACCTTGATCACCGCCGCCTGGGAAGGGCGGGCAGATCGTGGCGCTGAAGATCGCAAGGCTCTCGAAGCCGTGGGGCGGCGTGAACAGCACCTCATCGAGATCAACCGGCTCCGTGAAGATCCCCACCTGGAAATGCACGCGCGCGGGGGATGA
- a CDS encoding molybdenum cofactor biosynthesis protein MoaE translates to MSLEQVTKADQPATDDEAMLVRVQREDFSIDEELRRVRARSKRIGGIAIFLGTARDRSKGKDVDGITFEHYEGMAQKKLREIRERALKDFGVIELLILHRYGEIGIGDNIVLIIAGAEHRAEAFQACKWAIDELKQITPIWKLEHTPEGEVWVEEHP, encoded by the coding sequence ATGAGTCTTGAACAGGTCACCAAAGCCGACCAGCCCGCCACCGACGATGAAGCCATGTTGGTCCGGGTGCAGCGAGAGGATTTCTCGATCGACGAGGAACTCCGTCGCGTGCGCGCGCGGTCTAAGCGCATCGGCGGCATTGCCATCTTCCTCGGAACGGCCCGGGACCGGTCCAAGGGCAAGGATGTCGACGGCATCACCTTCGAACATTACGAGGGGATGGCGCAGAAAAAACTGCGGGAGATCCGCGAGCGCGCGCTGAAAGACTTCGGCGTGATCGAATTGCTGATCCTGCACCGGTACGGCGAGATCGGCATCGGCGACAACATTGTATTGATCATTGCCGGCGCCGAACATCGAGCGGAGGCCTTTCAGGCCTGTAAGTGGGCCATCGACGAACTGAAGCAAATTACGCCGATTTGGAAACTCGAGCACACCCCCGAAGGAGAGGTGTGGGTCGAGGAGCACCCGTAG
- a CDS encoding bifunctional folylpolyglutamate synthase/dihydrofolate synthase: MTYPATVQFLYSLQQHGIKLGLETIRALLARVGDPHRRYPVLHIGGTNGKGSTAAMAASMLHAAGHRVGLYTSPHLIDFRERIRVDGVMIPEARVSELVESLRAAATPDLAPTFFEFTTALAFQHFAECRVDVAVLEVGLGGRFDATNVVTPLASAITTIGLDHEAYLGSTIEAIAFEKAGIIKPGVPVVLGRMDASARRVMEERASAEAAPVYLLDRDFRSEGESTADCGYAGMRRRYTRLTCPLQGRFQLDNLACALALIELAHETGVTVPETAVRAGLRQVAWEGRVEVIGQDPTVMVDGAHNPAAARVLADSLAEWRRARPAGRITLIVGMMRDKHPRAFLAPLLPIVDTLILTQADLPRASTGSELRALLADVAPAAQVVPTAADAIAMATRSAASSDLICVTGSLMLVGEIKALFRGCSLSPLRG; encoded by the coding sequence ATGACGTATCCCGCCACAGTGCAGTTCCTCTACAGCCTGCAACAGCACGGCATCAAGCTGGGGTTGGAGACGATCCGTGCGCTGCTCGCCCGAGTAGGCGATCCACACCGCCGCTATCCTGTGCTGCACATCGGCGGGACAAACGGGAAGGGCTCGACGGCGGCGATGGCGGCCTCGATGCTCCACGCCGCCGGCCATCGCGTGGGACTCTATACGTCACCGCATCTGATTGATTTTCGCGAGCGCATCCGCGTCGACGGCGTCATGATCCCGGAAGCGCGCGTGAGTGAATTAGTGGAGTCCCTGCGCGCGGCGGCGACTCCCGATTTGGCGCCGACCTTTTTCGAATTCACGACCGCGCTTGCCTTCCAGCATTTTGCGGAGTGCCGGGTGGATGTGGCGGTTCTCGAGGTGGGCTTGGGCGGGCGGTTCGATGCCACCAATGTGGTGACGCCGCTGGCGTCAGCCATTACGACCATCGGGTTGGATCATGAGGCGTACCTGGGTTCGACGATCGAGGCGATCGCGTTTGAAAAGGCCGGGATCATCAAGCCGGGAGTGCCGGTGGTGCTTGGCCGGATGGACGCATCGGCCCGCCGGGTGATGGAGGAGCGTGCCTCGGCGGAGGCCGCGCCTGTGTATCTCCTGGATCGGGACTTTCGCTCCGAGGGTGAATCAACGGCGGATTGCGGCTATGCCGGAATGCGGCGACGCTACACACGGTTAACGTGTCCATTGCAAGGACGGTTTCAACTCGACAACCTGGCCTGTGCGCTTGCCCTGATCGAGCTGGCGCATGAGACGGGGGTGACGGTGCCTGAGACGGCGGTCCGTGCGGGGCTACGGCAGGTTGCCTGGGAGGGGCGAGTAGAAGTGATCGGCCAGGACCCGACGGTGATGGTCGATGGCGCGCACAATCCCGCTGCGGCCCGTGTGCTTGCCGACTCTCTCGCCGAGTGGCGGCGTGCCAGACCGGCCGGCCGCATCACGCTCATTGTCGGAATGATGCGGGACAAACATCCGCGAGCATTCCTGGCTCCGCTGCTGCCGATCGTCGATACGTTGATTCTCACCCAGGCCGATCTTCCGCGCGCATCCACCGGTTCAGAACTCCGAGCCCTGTTGGCGGACGTTGCGCCTGCGGCGCAGGTGGTGCCGACGGCCGCGGATGCGATCGCCATGGCCACACGCTCGGCTGCCTCGTCCGATCTGATTTGTGTCACGGGTTCCTTGATGCTGGTCGGCGAGATCAAGGCCCTTTTTCGAGGGTGTTCCCTCTCACCTCTTCGTGGTTGA
- the accD gene encoding acetyl-CoA carboxylase, carboxyltransferase subunit beta, whose translation MAWFKKGKTEEAEPPKRSKVAEGMWLKCNHCREIVYRKEVDRNNKVCPKCDYHFPISVIERINLLVDLGTFKEWDPELEPQDPLQFQDTRTYKDRIKAQQEKTGRKDAMVIGQGAINGRKVALCVFDFGFMGGSMGSVVGEKICRAVDRALEGRMPLILVTASGGARMQEGILSLMQMAKTSAAVAKLGEAKLPFISILADPTFGGVTASIAMLGDVIIAEPKALIGFAGPRVIEQTIKQQLPDQFQRAEFLLDHGMIDMIVERKQLKEAVSTLVGHF comes from the coding sequence ATGGCGTGGTTTAAAAAAGGCAAAACCGAGGAGGCAGAGCCCCCCAAACGCTCCAAAGTGGCGGAGGGAATGTGGCTGAAGTGTAATCACTGCCGGGAGATCGTGTATCGCAAAGAGGTAGACCGCAACAACAAGGTCTGCCCGAAGTGCGACTATCATTTTCCCATCTCGGTCATCGAACGCATCAACTTGTTGGTCGATCTGGGCACGTTCAAGGAGTGGGACCCCGAGCTGGAGCCGCAAGACCCCCTGCAGTTCCAAGACACGCGGACCTATAAGGACCGGATCAAGGCGCAGCAGGAGAAGACCGGCCGCAAAGACGCCATGGTCATCGGCCAGGGGGCGATCAATGGGCGCAAGGTGGCGCTCTGTGTCTTCGATTTCGGGTTCATGGGCGGGAGCATGGGGTCGGTTGTCGGTGAAAAAATCTGCCGTGCGGTCGATCGAGCCTTGGAAGGGCGCATGCCGTTGATTCTGGTGACGGCCTCCGGCGGCGCACGTATGCAGGAGGGGATCCTCTCGCTCATGCAAATGGCGAAAACGTCCGCGGCGGTCGCAAAATTGGGCGAAGCCAAGTTGCCGTTCATCTCGATACTGGCCGATCCGACGTTCGGCGGGGTGACGGCGAGTATCGCCATGCTGGGTGATGTCATCATCGCCGAACCGAAAGCGTTGATCGGCTTCGCCGGTCCGCGCGTGATCGAGCAAACGATCAAACAGCAATTGCCGGATCAGTTTCAACGGGCTGAATTCCTGCTCGATCATGGCATGATCGACATGATCGTCGAGCGCAAGCAACTGAAGGAAGCGGTGAGTACGCTGGTCGGTCATTTCTAG